Proteins from a genomic interval of Aquabacterium sp. J223:
- a CDS encoding zinc-dependent metalloprotease: protein METSRRLLLLPRSLAWLGTGVAVLLAGCASLPPVLTGRGAAAPAPAHLGGAAAPAAAPAATAPSPSSLPAFASVVRDAKRLPGLLTLWQRDDKVWIELAPEDFGRPFFLSPKIASGIGEAGLFGGMMARAGGEPLGRPQLVEFRRIHHQVQLVARNTAFAAPAGSAEALAVQAAFSPSLLGSSPVLSQPHPERKTVLIDANGLFVSDLLGLGLQLQRRYRQAYAFDARHSAFVDVRVKPDEVVLKVQNHYATASLAASQAGGPSVPGTLPDARSLFVQLHYALARLPEQPMAPRRADPRLGHFTTNWSDFGNETARNPRVRWVNRWRLEKQDPTAALSPPVKPIVFWLDRTIPTAYREAIAAGVLEWNKAFERIGFKDALVVKVQPADADFDTLDFGAASIRWMTNAQPQFGAIGPSHVDPRSGEILDADIAFESLSSRAVRSLRSQVIAHPGAAAHAHHDHAAPAGARLADLAQRCDFADQAADQLGYALDVLAARGELAPDGPEAQRFVLDYLKDTSMHEVGHALGLRHNFRASTAYGEQQLNDPVFTRENGIAGSVMEYSPINLPRPGEKGGTPFQTTLGPYDHWAIEYAYKPLSPEQEAAELARIAGRNTEPALAFATDEDHFLGLDPDALQFDLGRDPVAFARKRIEIARDLLKRQESRSLKASEDYSVLRRSVSFALRDVGRAANVLTRQIGGVRTLRDFPGSGRDPLVPVPAGQQREALDLLARAVLAPDGLRISPALARRLAPDFQERTDAVFDGADSVQTDFSLNTSVADLQRNVLGQLMSDAVLSRLVDSEAKSRPGEAFSVGELYQRLGREVWSELVAPKLADIAPVRRELQREHVTRLAALLLRPSSLSRSDARSLLRLDAQGLVQRLQVAQAQPGLPLATQAHLADSMETLQQALAARLQRAGL, encoded by the coding sequence ATGGAAACCTCCCGGCGCCTCCTCCTGCTTCCACGTTCCCTGGCATGGCTGGGCACCGGCGTCGCCGTCCTGCTGGCGGGCTGCGCGTCGCTGCCGCCTGTGCTGACGGGCCGCGGCGCCGCGGCGCCGGCGCCGGCGCACCTCGGCGGGGCCGCCGCGCCCGCCGCGGCCCCCGCCGCCACCGCGCCGTCGCCGTCGTCGCTGCCGGCCTTCGCGTCGGTGGTGCGCGACGCCAAGCGCCTGCCCGGCCTGCTGACGCTGTGGCAGCGCGACGACAAGGTGTGGATCGAACTGGCGCCGGAGGACTTCGGCCGGCCGTTCTTCCTCAGCCCGAAGATCGCCAGCGGCATCGGCGAGGCCGGGCTCTTCGGCGGCATGATGGCCCGCGCCGGCGGCGAGCCGCTGGGCCGGCCGCAGCTGGTCGAGTTCCGCCGCATCCACCACCAGGTGCAGCTGGTGGCGCGCAACACCGCCTTCGCCGCGCCCGCCGGTTCGGCCGAGGCGCTGGCGGTGCAGGCCGCCTTCTCGCCGAGCCTGCTGGGCAGCTCGCCGGTCCTGAGCCAGCCCCACCCCGAGCGCAAGACGGTGCTGATCGACGCCAACGGGCTGTTCGTCAGCGACCTGCTCGGCCTCGGCCTGCAGCTGCAGCGGCGCTACCGCCAGGCCTACGCCTTCGACGCGCGGCATTCGGCCTTCGTCGACGTGCGGGTCAAGCCCGACGAGGTGGTGCTCAAGGTGCAGAACCACTACGCCACCGCGTCGCTGGCGGCGTCGCAGGCCGGCGGGCCGTCGGTGCCCGGCACGCTGCCCGACGCGCGCAGCCTGTTCGTGCAGCTGCACTACGCGCTGGCCCGGCTGCCCGAGCAGCCGATGGCCCCGCGCCGCGCCGACCCGCGGCTGGGGCACTTCACCACCAACTGGAGCGACTTCGGCAACGAGACCGCGCGCAACCCGCGGGTGCGCTGGGTCAACCGCTGGCGCCTGGAGAAGCAGGACCCGACGGCCGCGCTGTCGCCGCCGGTCAAGCCCATCGTCTTCTGGCTCGACCGCACCATCCCCACCGCGTACCGGGAGGCCATCGCCGCCGGCGTGCTGGAGTGGAACAAGGCCTTCGAGCGCATCGGCTTCAAGGACGCGCTGGTGGTCAAGGTGCAGCCGGCCGACGCCGACTTCGACACGCTGGACTTCGGCGCGGCGTCCATCCGCTGGATGACCAACGCGCAGCCGCAGTTCGGCGCCATCGGCCCCAGCCACGTCGACCCGCGCTCGGGCGAGATCCTCGACGCCGACATCGCCTTCGAGAGCCTGTCCTCGCGTGCGGTGCGCTCGCTGCGCTCGCAGGTCATCGCGCACCCGGGGGCGGCCGCGCACGCCCACCACGACCATGCCGCCCCGGCCGGTGCCCGGCTGGCCGACCTGGCCCAGCGCTGCGACTTCGCCGACCAGGCGGCCGACCAGCTGGGCTACGCGCTGGACGTGCTGGCCGCCCGCGGCGAACTGGCGCCGGACGGCCCCGAGGCGCAGCGCTTCGTGCTCGACTACCTGAAGGACACGTCGATGCACGAGGTCGGCCATGCGCTGGGCCTGCGCCACAACTTCCGCGCGTCGACCGCCTACGGCGAGCAGCAGCTCAACGACCCGGTGTTCACCCGCGAGAACGGCATCGCCGGCTCGGTGATGGAGTACTCGCCGATCAACCTGCCGCGGCCGGGCGAGAAGGGCGGCACCCCGTTCCAGACCACGCTCGGCCCCTACGACCACTGGGCCATCGAGTACGCCTACAAGCCGCTGTCGCCCGAGCAGGAAGCCGCCGAGCTGGCGCGCATCGCCGGCCGCAACACCGAGCCGGCGCTGGCCTTCGCCACCGACGAGGACCACTTCCTCGGCCTCGACCCCGACGCGCTGCAGTTCGACCTCGGCCGCGACCCGGTGGCCTTCGCGCGCAAGCGCATCGAGATCGCCCGCGACCTGCTCAAGCGCCAGGAGTCGCGCAGCCTCAAGGCCAGCGAGGACTACTCGGTGCTGCGCCGCTCGGTCAGCTTCGCGCTGCGCGACGTCGGCCGCGCCGCCAACGTGCTCACGCGGCAGATCGGCGGCGTGCGCACGCTGCGCGATTTCCCCGGCTCCGGCCGCGACCCGCTGGTGCCGGTGCCCGCCGGCCAGCAACGCGAGGCGCTGGACCTGCTCGCCCGCGCGGTGCTGGCCCCCGACGGCCTGCGCATCTCGCCGGCGCTGGCGCGCCGGCTGGCGCCCGACTTCCAAGAGCGCACCGACGCCGTCTTCGACGGCGCCGACAGCGTGCAGACCGACTTCTCGCTCAACACCAGCGTCGCCGACCTGCAGCGCAACGTGCTCGGCCAGTTGATGAGCGACGCGGTGCTGTCCCGCCTGGTCGACAGCGAGGCCAAGAGCCGCCCCGGCGAGGCCTTCAGCGTGGGAGAGCTCTACCAGCGCCTGGGCCGCGAGGTGTGGAGCGAACTCGTCGCGCCCAAGCTGGCCGACATCGCCCCGGTGCGCCGCGAACTGCAGCGCGAGCACGTCACCCGGCTGGCCGCGCTGCTGCTGCGGCCGTCCAGCCTGAGCCGCAGCGACGCGCGCAGCCTGCTGCGCCTGGATGCGCAGGGTCTGGTGCAGCGGCTGCAGGTGGCCCAGGCGCAGCCCGGCCTGCCCCTGGCCACGCAGGCGCACCTGGCCGACAGCATGGAGACGCTGCAGCAGGCGCTGGCCGCGCGCCTGCAGCGCGCCGGGCTCTAG
- a CDS encoding ROK family protein — translation MNSDTHPAARDQPAAVPALGVDLGGTKVEAVLIDADGRETWRRRRPTPAGDYDATLAAIVALVDEARDHSAPARPTLGIGTPGSATAAGLIKNANSTCLNGRPLQADLQARLGQPVAVANDANCLAASEAADGAGAGADVVFAAILGTGVGAGIVVHGRVLQGPNGLAGEWGHVPLPWATADELRWPCYCGRRGCVETLLSGPAIARDHEAATGQRRSAIELAAAALAGDATARATLDRHAERLARGLAMVIDLLDPDVIVLGGGVSRMAHLYEQVPQRWTAHVFSGGLQDAVRTRLAPALHGDASGVRGAAWLGRALRPT, via the coding sequence GTGAACAGCGACACCCATCCGGCGGCCCGGGACCAGCCCGCCGCCGTGCCCGCCCTGGGCGTCGACCTCGGCGGCACCAAGGTCGAGGCCGTGCTGATCGACGCCGACGGCCGCGAGACCTGGCGCCGGCGGCGGCCGACGCCGGCCGGCGACTACGACGCCACGCTCGCCGCGATCGTCGCCCTGGTCGACGAGGCGCGCGACCACAGCGCCCCGGCCCGGCCCACCCTCGGCATCGGCACCCCGGGCAGCGCGACGGCCGCCGGGCTCATCAAGAACGCCAACTCCACCTGCCTCAACGGCCGGCCGCTGCAGGCCGACCTGCAGGCGCGCCTGGGCCAGCCGGTGGCCGTCGCCAACGACGCCAACTGCCTGGCGGCCTCGGAGGCCGCCGACGGGGCCGGCGCGGGCGCGGACGTGGTGTTCGCCGCCATCCTCGGCACCGGCGTGGGGGCGGGCATCGTGGTGCACGGCCGCGTGCTGCAGGGGCCGAACGGGCTGGCCGGCGAATGGGGGCATGTGCCGCTGCCCTGGGCCACGGCCGACGAACTCCGCTGGCCCTGCTACTGCGGTCGGCGCGGCTGCGTCGAGACGCTGCTCAGCGGCCCCGCGATCGCCCGCGACCACGAGGCGGCGACGGGGCAGCGACGCTCGGCGATCGAACTGGCTGCCGCGGCCCTGGCCGGCGACGCCACCGCCCGCGCCACGCTGGACCGCCACGCCGAGCGGCTGGCGCGCGGCCTGGCGATGGTCATCGACCTGCTCGACCCTGACGTGATCGTGCTCGGCGGCGGCGTCTCGCGCATGGCGCACCTGTACGAGCAGGTGCCGCAGCGCTGGACGGCGCATGTCTTCAGCGGCGGCCTGCAGGACGCGGTGCGCACCCGGCTCGCACCGGCGCTGCACGGCGACGCCAGCGGCGTGCGCGGCGCGGCCTGGCTGGGCCGCGCGCTGCGGCCGACCTAG
- a CDS encoding methyl-accepting chemotaxis protein gives MPKLTLYRLLWLPALTMALIILALSLFTWHGTLGSVQQAAVDQEAQMAKLPLVMRWAGLTEANAARTVAALQTSDAALAESLAAEIKATSGRISELQKAVEAACTADDEKAGIARVAAERTRYLETRTAAAKLKADGQTQAALDTLKDRVRPALADYLAAQQAFVELQIARTKALGDGVGRARTRNVVVSTGLSAGLVLVLVGITLVLTRRICPPLRAVAERARRIGAGDLSDAAGRDRDDEIGDVQQALQEMALALRGTLAKVREAADSVSVAASEIAGGNADLSQRTEHTAANLQHAASAVEQLTSTAARASESAQTVDQLAGSAADVATRGGEVVSRVVATMDQIHGSSKKIAEIIGVIDGIAFQTNILALNAAVEAARAGEQGRGFAVVAGEVRSLAQRSAEAAREIKGLIGSSVERVEAGSRLVGDAGGTMGEIVASVRRVTDMVGEIRAAAHEQRQGLDHVNGSVVELDRMTQQNAALVEQSAAAAQSLKDQAARLAGLVASFKLGAA, from the coding sequence ATGCCGAAGTTGACCCTCTACCGCCTGTTGTGGCTGCCCGCGCTGACCATGGCGCTGATCATCCTGGCCCTGTCGCTCTTCACCTGGCACGGCACCCTCGGCTCGGTGCAGCAGGCCGCCGTCGACCAGGAAGCCCAGATGGCCAAGCTGCCGCTGGTGATGCGCTGGGCCGGGCTGACCGAGGCCAATGCGGCGCGCACCGTGGCGGCCTTGCAGACCAGCGACGCTGCGCTGGCCGAGTCGTTGGCGGCCGAGATCAAGGCCACCTCGGGCCGCATCTCCGAGCTGCAGAAGGCGGTCGAAGCCGCCTGCACCGCCGACGACGAGAAGGCGGGCATCGCCCGGGTCGCCGCCGAGCGCACGCGCTACCTGGAAACGCGCACGGCCGCCGCCAAACTGAAGGCCGACGGCCAGACCCAGGCCGCGCTCGACACGCTGAAGGATCGGGTGCGGCCGGCGCTGGCCGACTACCTCGCCGCCCAGCAGGCTTTCGTCGAACTGCAGATCGCGAGGACCAAGGCGCTGGGCGACGGTGTCGGCCGGGCGCGCACGCGCAACGTCGTCGTCAGCACCGGCCTGAGCGCCGGCCTGGTGCTGGTGCTGGTCGGCATCACGCTGGTCCTCACGCGGCGCATCTGTCCGCCGCTGCGGGCGGTGGCGGAGCGTGCGCGCCGCATCGGCGCCGGCGACCTGAGCGATGCCGCCGGGCGCGACCGCGACGACGAGATCGGGGACGTGCAGCAGGCGCTGCAGGAGATGGCGCTGGCGCTGCGCGGCACGCTGGCCAAGGTGCGTGAGGCGGCCGACAGCGTGTCGGTGGCGGCCAGCGAGATCGCCGGCGGCAACGCCGACCTCAGCCAGCGCACCGAGCACACCGCGGCCAACCTGCAGCATGCGGCCTCGGCGGTGGAGCAGCTGACCAGCACCGCCGCACGTGCCAGCGAATCGGCGCAGACGGTGGACCAGCTCGCCGGCTCGGCCGCCGACGTCGCGACCCGGGGCGGCGAGGTGGTGTCCCGGGTGGTGGCCACCATGGACCAGATCCACGGCAGCTCGAAGAAGATCGCCGAGATCATCGGCGTCATCGACGGCATCGCCTTCCAGACCAACATCCTGGCCTTGAACGCCGCGGTGGAAGCGGCGCGGGCCGGCGAGCAGGGCCGCGGCTTCGCGGTGGTCGCCGGCGAGGTCCGCAGCCTGGCCCAGCGCTCGGCCGAAGCGGCCCGGGAGATCAAGGGCCTGATCGGCAGCAGCGTCGAGCGCGTGGAGGCGGGCAGCCGGCTGGTCGGCGACGCGGGCGGCACCATGGGCGAGATCGTGGCCAGCGTGCGCCGGGTGACCGACATGGTCGGTGAGATCCGCGCCGCGGCGCACGAGCAGCGCCAGGGCCTCGACCACGTCAACGGCTCGGTGGTGGAGCTCGACCGGATGACGCAGCAGAACGCCGCGCTGGTCGAGCAGTCGGCCGCCGCGGCGCAGAGCCTGAAGGACCAGGCGGCACGGCTGGCCGGCCTGGTGGCCTCCTTCAAGCTCGGCGCCGCCTGA